From a single Anaerolineaceae bacterium oral taxon 439 genomic region:
- a CDS encoding prevent-host-death protein, whose amino-acid sequence MPMIKPITHLRNTTEISNLCHEKKEPLFITKNGYGDLVVMSIEVYEEMFETSQIDTVIREAEEEFAENGVLLDARDALSSLRRKYFG is encoded by the coding sequence ATGCCGATGATCAAACCCATTACACATCTTAGAAATACTACGGAAATATCGAACCTTTGTCACGAAAAGAAAGAGCCGCTCTTTATCACGAAGAATGGCTATGGTGATCTGGTGGTCATGAGTATAGAAGTTTACGAGGAAATGTTTGAAACGTCGCAGATCGATACCGTGATCCGCGAAGCTGAAGAGGAGTTCGCCGAGAACGGCGTTCTATTAGATGCGCGGGACGCGCTTTCTTCTCTACGTAGGAAATATTTTGGATAA
- a CDS encoding addiction module toxin RelE — MRGTRFLLYVGNILDKYLVKIYARAYRDLDSIYAYIAESLSEPDIVLRTINELESAFYRLEDFPDRGSICRKAAYADRGFRQLFVKNYCILYQVLDEKREIHILGVWNMRRNF; from the coding sequence ATGCGCGGGACGCGCTTTCTTCTCTACGTAGGAAATATTTTGGATAAGTATCTTGTAAAGATCTACGCTCGGGCTTATCGTGATTTGGATTCGATTTATGCTTACATTGCGGAAAGCCTTTCAGAGCCTGATATCGTATTGCGCACAATTAATGAATTGGAATCCGCTTTTTATAGGTTGGAAGATTTTCCGGATCGAGGTTCAATTTGTCGTAAAGCTGCCTATGCAGACCGAGGCTTTCGACAGTTGTTTGTAAAAAATTATTGCATTCTTTATCAAGTGTTGGATGAGAAGAGAGAAATACATATTTTAGGTGTGTGGAATATGCGGCGCAATTTCTAA
- a CDS encoding TIGR00268 family protein yields the protein MKPELREKYERLRKILSSFPSAIAAFSAGVDSALLAVVAADVLGDRFSALTILSDFNPPELRAAAEAFAARFGFRHEWIRVEIEEDPEILRNPPDRCYRCKKLMMERIWAIARERGAAVVIEGQNADDGKVYRPGRRAVEETGTRSPLAEAGLTKAEIRALSKELGLPTWNAPASPCLATRIPYNVPIRRADLDRIAEAERSVRELGIADCRVRLIAGIAVIEVAPEDMETVLSAREALNTRLRALDFERCVLDLRGYRSGSFDGGLMTRPGAQRGKR from the coding sequence ATGAAACCCGAATTACGCGAAAAATACGAGCGCCTCCGGAAAATCCTGAGCTCGTTCCCGTCCGCGATCGCCGCGTTCTCCGCCGGCGTTGACAGCGCCCTCCTCGCCGTCGTCGCCGCAGACGTCCTGGGCGACCGGTTCAGCGCGCTGACGATCCTTTCGGATTTCAACCCGCCTGAGCTCCGCGCCGCCGCGGAAGCGTTCGCGGCGCGCTTTGGCTTCCGGCATGAATGGATCCGCGTTGAAATCGAAGAAGATCCGGAAATCCTGCGGAATCCGCCCGATCGCTGTTACCGGTGTAAAAAGCTCATGATGGAGCGGATCTGGGCGATCGCCCGGGAACGCGGCGCCGCGGTCGTTATCGAAGGACAGAACGCCGACGACGGAAAGGTTTATCGCCCGGGAAGACGGGCGGTCGAGGAAACCGGAACGCGGTCGCCGCTCGCGGAAGCCGGACTGACCAAGGCGGAAATCCGCGCGCTTTCGAAAGAGCTCGGACTGCCGACCTGGAACGCGCCCGCCTCGCCCTGCCTCGCGACGCGGATCCCGTATAACGTACCGATCCGGCGGGCCGATCTCGATCGGATCGCCGAAGCGGAGCGCAGCGTCAGGGAGCTCGGGATTGCGGACTGCCGCGTCCGGCTGATCGCCGGGATCGCCGTGATCGAAGTCGCGCCGGAGGACATGGAGACGGTTCTCAGCGCCAGGGAGGCGCTGAATACGCGGCTGCGCGCGCTCGACTTTGAGCGCTGCGTCCTCGATTTAAGGGGGTACCGAAGCGGGAGCTTTGACGGCGGATTAATGACGCGGCCTGGAGCGCAGCGTGGAAAGCGGTGA
- a CDS encoding 1-(5-phosphoribosyl)-5-amino-4-imidazole-carboxylate carboxylase, which yields MRNQQTSAAETLDLSDGALKKIFESVAAGRLSPDDALARYREKKAEAVGEFAVLDTDRANRTGFPEVIFGQGKSDDQIVTLFRRLRAKNRCVMATRIAADVYGRIQCELPETEYDPLAKILYIRDPEKPLRPGITVITAGTADLPVAAEAALTAELIGNDVLRIQDVGVSGIHRLFNRLDEIRASRVIVVAAGMEGALASVVGGLVSCPVIALPTSVGYGASFNGLAALLTMLNACANGIAVVNIDNGFGAGYLAAKINAMGCDGG from the coding sequence ATGCGCAATCAACAAACGAGCGCCGCCGAAACGCTCGATTTAAGCGACGGCGCGCTCAAAAAAATCTTCGAATCCGTCGCCGCCGGAAGGCTGAGCCCCGACGACGCGCTCGCGCGCTACCGCGAAAAGAAGGCCGAAGCCGTCGGCGAATTCGCCGTCCTCGATACCGACCGCGCGAACCGGACCGGGTTCCCCGAGGTCATCTTCGGACAGGGGAAAAGCGACGACCAGATCGTGACGCTTTTCCGGCGGCTGCGCGCGAAGAATCGCTGCGTCATGGCGACGCGGATCGCCGCCGACGTTTACGGCCGAATCCAGTGCGAGCTTCCCGAAACCGAATATGACCCGCTGGCTAAGATCCTGTATATCCGCGACCCGGAAAAACCGCTTCGTCCCGGGATCACTGTCATCACCGCCGGAACCGCCGACCTGCCGGTCGCCGCCGAAGCGGCGCTGACCGCCGAGCTGATCGGGAACGACGTGCTGCGGATCCAGGACGTCGGCGTCTCCGGGATCCATCGCCTCTTCAACCGGCTCGACGAGATTCGCGCCTCGCGTGTCATCGTCGTCGCCGCAGGGATGGAAGGGGCGCTCGCGAGCGTCGTCGGCGGCCTTGTCAGCTGCCCGGTGATCGCGCTGCCGACGAGCGTCGGGTACGGCGCTTCGTTTAACGGGCTGGCCGCGCTGCTGACGATGCTGAACGCCTGCGCGAATGGGATCGCCGTCGTCAATATCGACAATGGGTTCGGGGCCGGCTATCTTGCCGCAAAAATTAACGCAATGGGCTGCGACGGCGGATGA